A single window of Sphingobacteriales bacterium DNA harbors:
- a CDS encoding phosphoglycerate kinase — protein MKTINNINFQNERALIRVDFNVPLDKQFNITDDTRIRAALPTIQKILNDGGRVVLMSHLGRPLKKLKEDGTIDYEKFSLKHIVAHLSALLQKEVKFANDCISDDALQSSSQLKNGEVLLLENTRFYKEEEKGDADFAKKLAQHGTIYVNDAFGTAHRAHASTTIVANYFEDNKKCFGLLMNDELQNADKVLKQAEKPLVAILGGAKVSDKILIIENLLNIANQIIIGGGMAYTFFKAQGGKIGNSLVEEDKLSLALEILEKAKQKNVQILLPPDSIIADKFDNEANTQIAENNNIPVGWMGLDIGEKAVQEFTSVIKNAKTILWNGPMGVFEMPTFQNGTKQVALAIAEATKNGAFSLVGGGDSVAAVNQFNLADKVSYVSTGGGAMLEYFEGKTLPGVAVLL, from the coding sequence TTGAAAACAATCAATAACATCAATTTCCAAAATGAAAGAGCACTTATTCGTGTAGATTTTAATGTGCCATTAGACAAACAATTTAATATTACTGATGATACACGTATACGAGCAGCATTGCCAACAATCCAGAAAATACTAAACGATGGCGGCAGAGTTGTATTGATGTCACATTTAGGTCGTCCATTAAAAAAATTAAAAGAAGATGGAACTATTGATTATGAAAAATTTAGTCTAAAACATATAGTAGCACACTTATCAGCTTTATTACAAAAAGAAGTAAAATTTGCTAATGATTGTATTAGTGATGACGCATTACAATCATCATCACAACTTAAAAACGGAGAAGTTTTATTATTAGAAAATACAAGATTCTATAAAGAAGAAGAAAAAGGCGATGCAGACTTTGCTAAGAAATTAGCACAACATGGAACTATCTATGTAAATGACGCATTTGGCACAGCACATAGAGCACATGCAAGCACCACAATTGTTGCCAATTATTTTGAGGATAATAAAAAATGCTTTGGATTATTAATGAATGATGAATTACAAAATGCAGATAAAGTACTCAAACAAGCAGAAAAACCATTAGTAGCAATTTTGGGTGGTGCCAAAGTTTCTGATAAAATATTAATTATAGAAAATTTATTAAACATTGCCAATCAAATCATCATTGGTGGTGGCATGGCATATACATTTTTTAAAGCACAAGGTGGCAAAATAGGAAACTCATTAGTAGAAGAAGATAAACTATCATTGGCATTAGAAATCTTAGAAAAAGCAAAACAAAAGAACGTACAAATATTATTGCCACCAGATAGTATTATTGCTGATAAATTTGACAACGAAGCAAATACACAAATAGCAGAAAATAACAATATTCCAGTTGGATGGATGGGATTGGATATAGGTGAAAAAGCAGTTCAAGAATTTACTTCAGTAATAAAGAATGCAAAAACTATTTTGTGGAATGGACCAATGGGTGTTTTTGAAATGCCAACATTCCAAAATGGTACCAAACAAGTTGCATTAGCTATTGCTGAGGCAACAAAAAATGGCGCATTTAGTTTAGTAGGTGGTGGCGATAGCGTAGCAGCAGTCAATCAATTCAATTTGGCAGATAAGGTAAGCTATGTAAGCACAGGTGGAGGCGCAATGCTCGAGTATTTTGAAGGAAAAACATTACCAGGCGTTGCAGTGTTATTATAA
- a CDS encoding PQQ-like beta-propeller repeat protein: protein MKKPFLILISLLLFSFLINISCNPESNVSQNPIPVDTTGNDLENTKLLFTSQIGSYGMTQYILNINGETGTLVKEHNISRSIFGYIYSFYNDNNIYLAKSDRIYDDSTGDYVVIDSVFNYDINNGNITFYKSHIASYLIYDGNNTYLDSSGTLTCINTITNTQIWKNKISIYSPISIFYDTQNIYFKGYDTLYCLNKTNGSTIWKKRIAGIPEFSIYNNHIMYHSSNTLNCIDKRDGSIIWQKFSLAQIYDPINIYTNKSIISNTNNEISLINTDNGNVLWTKTTDSKYLQTYSIDNQYCYFLTDSFKVVKRNISDGEIALVSEKFDNNFFTYPGGISGYLRFSMLGTDSTIIFNTVNKIFAIKKNNFNLIWQYNANESIIDSIQGFEINAKLQLHSSNKIIYSEPQL from the coding sequence ATGAAAAAACCGTTTTTAATTCTTATTTCATTATTATTATTTTCTTTTTTAATTAACATTTCATGTAACCCAGAAAGCAATGTATCACAAAATCCTATTCCTGTTGATACTACTGGAAATGATTTAGAAAATACAAAATTATTATTCACTTCTCAAATAGGAAGCTACGGAATGACACAATATATATTAAATATAAATGGAGAAACAGGAACTTTAGTAAAAGAACATAATATATCTCGAAGTATATTTGGATATATTTATTCTTTTTATAATGACAATAATATATATTTGGCAAAATCTGATAGAATATATGATGATAGTACTGGAGATTATGTTGTTATCGATTCAGTATTTAACTATGATATTAACAATGGGAATATAACATTTTATAAATCTCATATTGCTTCTTATTTGATTTATGATGGAAATAATACTTATTTAGATTCGTCAGGAACATTAACGTGCATTAATACAATTACAAATACACAAATATGGAAAAATAAAATTTCAATATACTCTCCTATATCAATATTTTATGATACACAGAATATCTATTTTAAAGGTTATGATACTCTTTATTGCTTAAATAAAACTAATGGCAGTACAATATGGAAAAAAAGGATAGCAGGCATACCTGAATTTTCAATATATAACAATCATATTATGTATCATAGCTCTAATACTTTAAATTGCATTGATAAAAGAGACGGAAGTATCATTTGGCAAAAATTTAGTCTTGCACAAATATATGATCCAATAAACATATATACTAACAAATCTATTATCTCAAATACAAATAATGAAATTTCATTAATAAATACTGATAATGGTAATGTGCTTTGGACAAAAACAACGGATTCAAAATATTTACAAACATATTCTATAGATAATCAATATTGTTATTTTCTTACTGACAGTTTTAAAGTAGTTAAAAGAAATATTTCTGATGGAGAAATTGCATTAGTATCAGAAAAATTTGACAATAACTTTTTTACATATCCAGGAGGAATAAGTGGTTATCTAAGATTTTCAATGTTAGGCACAGATTCAACTATAATCTTTAACACAGTAAATAAAATATTTGCAATCAAAAAAAATAATTTCAATCTAATATGGCAATATAATGCAAATGAATCTATTATTGATAGTATTCAAGGGTTTGAGATAAATGCAAAATTACAACTTCATTCGTCTAATAAAATTATTTATTCGGAGCCACAATTGTAA
- a CDS encoding NAD+ synthase: MKIALAQQNYMIGDFEGNFQKIKNAIEIAITQAADLILFPELAICGYPPRDFLEFNHFIQQCEIDIQKICAIAQDKIAVVVGAPSRNPTKNGKDLYNSAYFIADGSVQYIAHKTLLPTYDVFDEYRYFEPNTNFNLVSYKGKKIALSICEDIWDTGVENPLYKINPIAELAKMQPDILLNLSASPFNYRQAKKRIDVVRNNATQFNIPVFYCNHVGAQTELIFDGGSIVMDAKGNLIDEMAYFEEQISVYELKSSSEIEKTFSTKTNQHQPTKNEIQLIHDALVCGIRDYFKKLGFKKAILGLSGGVDSALTLVLAVRALGAENVWSILMPSQFSTNHSVDDSLKLVEKLGSPHKIIPIKEVFDVYENILSPHFDNKPFDVTEENLQARIRGNYLMALSNKHGYILLNTTNKSEAAVGYGTLYGDMCGGLAVLADVYKTQIYKVCEYINEQEEIIPKHILTKAPSAELRHDQKDSDSLPDYGVLDKVLYEYIENRKGPDEIENILGYDDALVTRILKLVNRAEFKRHQTPPILRVSPKAFGSGRRLPIVGKYLEQ, translated from the coding sequence ATGAAGATTGCATTAGCTCAGCAAAATTATATGATTGGAGATTTCGAGGGAAATTTTCAGAAGATAAAAAACGCCATTGAAATTGCTATTACACAAGCAGCAGATTTGATTCTATTTCCAGAATTGGCAATATGTGGTTATCCTCCACGTGATTTTTTAGAATTTAATCATTTTATACAACAGTGTGAAATTGATATACAAAAAATATGTGCTATTGCTCAAGATAAGATTGCTGTGGTAGTTGGTGCGCCATCTCGAAATCCAACTAAGAATGGAAAAGATTTGTATAATTCTGCCTATTTCATTGCTGATGGAAGTGTACAATATATTGCACATAAAACCTTATTGCCAACTTATGATGTTTTTGATGAGTATAGATATTTTGAGCCAAATACTAATTTTAATTTAGTAAGCTACAAAGGAAAGAAAATTGCACTTTCCATCTGTGAAGATATTTGGGATACTGGCGTAGAAAATCCATTGTATAAGATAAATCCTATTGCTGAATTGGCAAAAATGCAACCTGATATTTTATTGAATCTATCAGCATCGCCGTTTAATTATAGACAAGCCAAAAAGCGTATTGATGTTGTAAGAAACAATGCTACTCAATTTAATATTCCTGTTTTTTATTGTAATCATGTTGGTGCGCAAACAGAATTAATTTTTGATGGTGGCAGTATTGTAATGGATGCCAAAGGCAATCTGATTGATGAGATGGCATATTTTGAAGAACAAATTTCTGTTTATGAATTAAAATCATCTTCGGAAATAGAAAAAACATTTTCTACAAAAACAAATCAGCATCAACCTACAAAAAATGAGATACAATTGATACATGATGCTTTGGTTTGTGGCATTAGAGATTATTTTAAGAAATTAGGATTTAAGAAAGCAATTTTAGGCTTAAGTGGTGGTGTAGACTCAGCATTGACTTTGGTTTTGGCTGTGCGTGCATTAGGTGCAGAAAATGTTTGGAGTATTTTAATGCCTTCGCAGTTTTCTACCAATCATTCTGTAGATGATAGTTTGAAATTAGTGGAGAAATTAGGTTCGCCACATAAAATTATTCCAATAAAAGAAGTATTTGATGTATATGAAAATATTCTTAGTCCACATTTTGACAATAAGCCATTTGATGTAACTGAAGAAAATTTGCAAGCAAGAATACGTGGAAACTATTTGATGGCATTGAGCAACAAACATGGTTATATTTTGCTAAATACTACGAATAAAAGTGAAGCTGCTGTTGGCTATGGTACTTTGTATGGTGATATGTGTGGTGGCTTGGCTGTATTGGCTGATGTATATAAAACTCAGATTTATAAAGTATGTGAATACATCAATGAGCAGGAAGAAATAATACCTAAGCATATACTAACAAAAGCACCAAGTGCAGAACTTAGACACGACCAAAAAGACTCTGATTCTTTGCCTGATTATGGTGTATTGGATAAAGTTTTGTATGAATATATTGAAAATAGAAAAGGTCCAGATGAAATTGAAAATATTTTAGGATATGATGATGCGTTGGTAACAAGAATTTTAAAATTGGTGAATAGAGCAGAATTTAAACGCCACCAAACGCCACCAATTTTGAGAGTATCGCCGAAGGCATTTGGAAGTGGAAGAAGATTGCCTATTGTTGGGAAATATTTGGAGCAATAA
- a CDS encoding NAD(P)/FAD-dependent oxidoreductase, which produces MKNNASHFDVIIMGAGLSGIGAACHLQKNCPKKSYAILEARSSMGGTWDLFKYPGIRSDSDMYTLGYNFKPWTNPKSIADGPDILNYIKETAEENNVTSNIHYDTKVIEAHWDSNENLWTIICENSKTKKTVTYTCNYIHSCMGYYKYDHGFTPEFKGREKFKGKIIHPQLWPEDLDYKDKEVVVIGSGATAVTLVPAMADKVKHITMLQRSPTYVVSVPNRSLFPKKMNELLPPDIMYNINRTAHLGITVIQYALSRNQPEMMKNFFIKNAKKQLPSDYDIQKHFTPNYNPWDERLCAVPNGDLFKAIKKGKASVVTDQIDTFTKDGILLKSGKELKADIIITATGLELQLIGGIKAFVDGKQYNPKEAIVYKGMMIKDIPNFVFVFGYTNASWTLRADLVSTYFCRLINETEKSGKKIFVTKSDRKLETRPMFDFQPGYIKRAMEAGILPSQGKKEPWLVKQNYILEAIDMNFGSVKDSYMKFY; this is translated from the coding sequence ATGAAAAATAACGCTTCACATTTTGATGTCATTATAATGGGCGCAGGCTTGTCAGGAATTGGTGCAGCATGCCATCTACAAAAAAACTGTCCAAAAAAATCATACGCTATTTTAGAAGCCAGATCATCAATGGGTGGCACTTGGGATTTGTTTAAATATCCAGGCATTCGCTCAGATTCAGATATGTACACATTAGGCTATAATTTCAAACCATGGACTAATCCAAAATCTATTGCAGATGGACCAGATATTCTAAATTATATTAAAGAAACAGCAGAAGAAAATAATGTAACATCAAACATTCATTATGATACAAAAGTTATAGAAGCACATTGGGACAGCAATGAAAACCTTTGGACGATAATATGCGAAAATTCAAAAACAAAAAAGACAGTCACCTACACATGCAATTATATTCATTCTTGCATGGGTTATTATAAATACGACCATGGATTTACGCCAGAGTTTAAAGGCAGAGAAAAATTCAAAGGCAAAATCATTCATCCACAATTGTGGCCAGAAGATTTAGACTATAAAGACAAAGAAGTTGTAGTTATTGGTAGTGGTGCCACAGCAGTTACCTTAGTACCAGCAATGGCAGACAAAGTAAAACACATTACTATGTTGCAGCGTTCGCCAACATATGTAGTAAGTGTACCAAATAGAAGTTTGTTTCCAAAAAAAATGAACGAACTACTACCACCAGATATAATGTACAATATAAACAGGACTGCACATTTGGGCATTACAGTAATTCAATATGCATTGAGTAGAAATCAACCAGAAATGATGAAAAACTTTTTCATTAAAAATGCAAAAAAACAATTACCATCAGATTATGATATACAAAAGCACTTTACACCAAATTACAATCCTTGGGACGAAAGACTATGTGCAGTACCAAATGGTGATTTGTTTAAAGCAATTAAAAAAGGCAAAGCAAGCGTAGTTACAGACCAAATTGACACGTTTACCAAAGATGGAATATTACTAAAATCAGGAAAAGAATTAAAAGCAGATATCATTATTACAGCAACAGGTTTGGAGCTACAACTGATTGGAGGCATAAAAGCATTTGTAGATGGCAAACAGTATAATCCAAAAGAAGCAATTGTGTACAAAGGCATGATGATAAAAGACATACCTAATTTTGTATTTGTATTTGGCTATACAAACGCATCTTGGACCTTGAGAGCAGATTTAGTATCTACCTATTTTTGTAGATTAATAAATGAAACAGAAAAATCTGGAAAGAAAATATTTGTAACTAAAAGTGATAGAAAATTAGAAACTAGACCAATGTTTGATTTCCAACCAGGATATATAAAACGAGCAATGGAAGCAGGAATTCTACCAAGCCAAGGTAAAAAAGAACCATGGCTAGTAAAACAAAATTACATTCTTGAAGCAATAGATATGAATTTTGGCTCAGTTAAAGATAGCTATATGAAATTCTATTAA
- the metF gene encoding methylenetetrahydrofolate reductase [NAD(P)H], translating to MKITEILENNKGHNLVSFEILPPLKGKSIESITKVLDPLMEFKPPFIDVTYHREEFEYKQNPEGYFEKIAVRKRPGTVGICAAIKYRYNVEAVPHFLCGGFSKEETENALIDLGFLGIENILALRGDARKLEKKFVPEPDGHAFAVDLVEQINHMNNGSYLDEDLINPVKTDFCIGVAGYPEKHFEAANYEQDLQYLKKKIDAGADYIVTQMFFDNEAYFKFVNDCRKIDINVPIIPGIKPITRLGQLNSIPSAFYIDLPDDLVREAKKCKDDADVKELGIEWCIQQSKALIEFGVPCLHFYTMGDVKTISRICQATV from the coding sequence ATGAAGATTACAGAAATATTAGAAAACAATAAAGGACATAACTTAGTATCATTTGAAATTTTACCACCATTAAAAGGTAAAAGCATAGAATCTATTACAAAAGTACTAGATCCTTTGATGGAATTTAAACCACCATTTATTGATGTAACTTACCACAGAGAAGAGTTTGAATACAAACAAAATCCTGAAGGATATTTCGAAAAAATAGCAGTTAGAAAAAGACCAGGCACAGTTGGTATATGCGCAGCAATAAAGTATAGATACAATGTAGAAGCTGTTCCTCATTTTTTATGTGGAGGATTTAGCAAAGAAGAAACAGAAAATGCATTGATAGACTTAGGTTTCTTAGGAATTGAAAATATATTAGCATTACGTGGTGATGCCAGAAAACTTGAGAAAAAATTTGTTCCAGAACCAGACGGACACGCATTTGCAGTAGATTTGGTAGAGCAAATCAATCATATGAATAATGGGTCTTACTTAGATGAAGATTTAATCAATCCAGTAAAAACAGATTTTTGTATTGGTGTTGCTGGTTATCCAGAAAAACATTTTGAAGCAGCCAATTACGAACAAGATTTACAATACTTAAAGAAAAAAATAGACGCTGGCGCAGACTACATTGTAACACAAATGTTTTTTGACAATGAAGCCTATTTTAAGTTTGTAAATGATTGTAGAAAAATAGATATTAATGTACCAATCATTCCAGGTATAAAACCAATCACACGTTTAGGACAACTCAATTCTATACCATCTGCCTTTTATATAGATTTGCCAGATGATTTAGTAAGAGAAGCAAAAAAATGTAAAGATGATGCTGATGTAAAAGAATTAGGAATAGAATGGTGTATACAACAAAGCAAAGCACTTATTGAGTTTGGCGTACCATGCCTACATTTTTATACTATGGGCGATGTAAAAACGATATCGAGAATTTGCCAAGCTACAGTATAA
- a CDS encoding ABC transporter ATP-binding protein: protein MNTLLLYLKKHKSLVVLTFILATINQGFALLDPILLGKIIDNYATKTDEYTQVEFIKGAGVLFLCLIGVAMVSRIAKAFQDYTTNLIIQKVGTNIYTDGLEHAMNLPYQAFEDQRSGETLNILQRVKTDIERFVLNFMNVVYFAIVGIVFVIIYSLQIYPLIILVYFVASFVLVTVINILSKKIKKVQTNIVQQTNRLAGATTESLRNIELIKSLGLTEQEINRLNRTTQDILELELTKVKQLRSIAFIQGTIVNFLRQAILFTLLYLIFKDYLTVGKLMTLQFFSFFIFNPLQEMGNVILSYRETQASLSNFTNLLSKPIESSPEVPVVIDNIENLEFRNVSFKHQSATYFALENINFTIQKGNTFAFVGPSGSGKSTLVKLLVGLYQTEFGEILYNNVDSNHIHKDNIRKQISFVSQDTQLFAGTIRQNMLFVNPSATLEEMNEALSQASCNSILSRSEEGIDTIIGEGGMKLSGGEKQRLSIARALLRKPNILVFDEATSALDSLTEEAITQTIQQISNQKNRIVILIAHRLSTIMHAQKIFVLEKGKIVEDGNHAKLIEEKGLYYAMWRQQIGERKL, encoded by the coding sequence GTGAATACGCTGTTACTATACTTAAAAAAACATAAATCATTAGTTGTACTTACATTTATTTTGGCTACAATTAATCAAGGATTTGCATTATTAGATCCAATATTATTAGGTAAAATAATCGACAATTATGCTACAAAAACAGATGAATATACTCAAGTAGAATTCATAAAAGGTGCTGGTGTACTTTTTCTATGCTTAATAGGTGTAGCCATGGTAAGTAGAATTGCTAAAGCATTTCAAGATTACACAACTAATCTAATTATTCAAAAAGTTGGCACCAATATATATACTGATGGATTGGAACATGCTATGAATCTTCCATATCAAGCATTTGAAGACCAAAGAAGTGGAGAGACTTTAAATATTCTACAAAGAGTAAAAACAGACATCGAACGATTTGTACTCAACTTTATGAATGTTGTCTATTTTGCAATCGTAGGTATTGTATTTGTAATTATATATTCATTACAAATTTATCCATTAATAATTTTAGTATATTTTGTGGCTTCGTTTGTTTTAGTTACAGTAATAAATATATTATCTAAAAAAATAAAAAAAGTACAAACCAACATTGTACAACAAACCAATAGGCTAGCTGGCGCAACCACAGAAAGTTTGAGAAACATAGAATTGATAAAAAGTTTAGGACTTACAGAACAAGAAATTAATAGACTAAACCGTACCACACAAGATATATTAGAATTAGAACTTACAAAGGTAAAGCAACTTAGAAGTATTGCATTCATTCAAGGTACAATAGTAAATTTTCTAAGACAGGCAATTTTATTTACACTATTATATTTAATTTTTAAAGACTATCTAACAGTTGGAAAATTAATGACTTTACAGTTTTTCTCTTTCTTTATTTTTAATCCATTACAAGAAATGGGAAATGTGATTTTGAGCTATAGAGAAACACAAGCATCATTAAGTAATTTTACAAATTTACTTTCTAAGCCAATAGAATCATCGCCAGAAGTACCAGTAGTAATTGATAATATAGAAAACTTAGAATTCAGAAATGTATCATTCAAACATCAAAGTGCAACATATTTTGCTTTAGAGAATATAAATTTCACTATTCAAAAAGGAAATACATTTGCATTCGTTGGTCCATCTGGTTCAGGAAAAAGTACATTGGTAAAACTATTAGTAGGATTATATCAAACAGAATTTGGAGAAATACTTTACAACAATGTAGATAGTAATCATATTCATAAAGATAATATTAGAAAACAAATCAGCTTTGTAAGCCAAGATACACAGCTATTTGCAGGTACCATCAGACAAAATATGTTGTTTGTAAATCCAAGTGCTACCTTAGAAGAAATGAATGAAGCATTAAGTCAGGCATCGTGCAATAGTATTTTATCACGTAGTGAAGAAGGTATAGATACAATAATTGGAGAAGGTGGAATGAAATTATCTGGTGGCGAAAAACAAAGATTGTCTATTGCAAGAGCATTACTCAGAAAGCCAAATATCTTAGTATTTGATGAAGCAACATCAGCATTAGATTCATTAACTGAAGAAGCAATAACGCAAACAATACAACAAATATCCAATCAAAAAAATCGCATTGTAATACTTATTGCACATAGACTATCAACCATTATGCATGCACAAAAGATATTTGTTCTAGAAAAAGGTAAAATAGTTGAAGATGGGAACCATGCTAAATTGATAGAAGAAAAAGGATTGTACTATGCCATGTGGCGACAACAAATAGGCGAAAGAAAATTATAA
- a CDS encoding glycoside hydrolase family 25 protein, whose product MLKVKKYYLLILLLIPISFLLYKLYYELHLPIRYPNFGIRIPAGYEIHGIDVSKYQANIDWNSVAEMRDRNAKVSFVFMKATQGTYLVDKQYKRNWKSSKKAGVIRGVYHYFDMRNNATKQADFFVKNVQLENGDLAPVLDIEETKGFSTAQIQEKCKIWLNLIENHYKIKPIIYTNVAFYDDYLGDDFDEYPLWVAHYKQPLRPRINRKWHFWQHNDNGTVNGILHPTDFNIFYGNVDELSEFRIKK is encoded by the coding sequence ATTTTAAAAGTGAAGAAATATTATTTACTCATTCTATTATTAATTCCGATTTCATTTTTATTATATAAATTATATTATGAATTACATTTGCCCATCAGGTATCCAAATTTTGGAATACGTATTCCTGCAGGATATGAAATACATGGTATTGATGTATCTAAATATCAGGCGAATATTGATTGGAATAGTGTAGCAGAAATGAGAGATAGAAATGCCAAAGTTTCTTTTGTTTTTATGAAGGCAACACAAGGCACCTATTTGGTAGATAAACAGTATAAGAGAAATTGGAAATCATCAAAAAAAGCTGGTGTAATTAGAGGTGTTTATCATTACTTTGATATGCGCAATAATGCAACTAAGCAAGCAGATTTTTTTGTAAAAAATGTACAACTTGAAAATGGAGATTTGGCACCTGTTCTAGATATTGAAGAAACAAAGGGTTTTAGCACTGCTCAAATTCAGGAGAAGTGTAAGATTTGGCTGAATTTGATTGAAAACCATTATAAAATAAAACCTATTATTTATACCAATGTTGCATTTTACGATGATTATCTTGGAGATGATTTTGATGAATATCCACTTTGGGTAGCACATTATAAGCAACCATTAAGACCAAGAATAAATAGAAAGTGGCATTTTTGGCAACATAACGACAATGGTACTGTAAATGGCATTTTACATCCTACTGATTTTAATATTTTCTATGGAAATGTTGATGAATTATCAGAGTTTAGGATAAAAAAGTAG
- a CDS encoding PaaI family thioesterase, which translates to MNERVTLLRHSIGNNIWQEKYPIIKMLNGQVLEVNEGNVKFSFLVDKNMLNPNGILHGGIMATMLDELMGCAAWTMNKPHLFATINLQVDYLTAAKIGETLIGEGIVLKPGNTIMHTEAKLYNSENRMIAKAVSNLVRMPEKK; encoded by the coding sequence ATGAACGAAAGAGTTACACTACTTAGGCATTCTATAGGAAATAATATTTGGCAAGAAAAATATCCAATAATAAAGATGCTAAACGGACAAGTGCTAGAAGTAAATGAAGGCAATGTCAAATTTAGTTTTCTTGTAGATAAAAATATGCTCAACCCAAATGGTATTTTGCATGGTGGTATTATGGCAACTATGCTAGACGAATTAATGGGTTGTGCGGCTTGGACAATGAATAAACCGCATTTATTTGCTACAATCAATTTGCAAGTAGATTATCTAACAGCAGCAAAAATAGGCGAGACACTCATAGGCGAAGGTATTGTTCTAAAGCCAGGAAATACAATAATGCATACAGAAGCTAAGCTATACAACAGTGAAAACAGAATGATTGCAAAGGCTGTAAGTAACTTGGTAAGAATGCCAGAAAAAAAATAA